The Lates calcarifer isolate ASB-BC8 linkage group LG7_2, TLL_Latcal_v3, whole genome shotgun sequence DNA window GCACACAGAGAACGTGGGGCATTCAGGACCCTATACCTAGTCAGTAATCTAGCCCTActgtttataaaatgtataCAGGTTATGGCTCATGGGATCTGtagttatttatatattatatatccCGAAaaagcagtctttttttttttttttttatcttggaTGATTTCCTGTTTAGCACAGCATTTATCTTAGTgtcacacagagagatgaaagaaaccCACTGTAGTAAAATACACCGAGAACACAGGAAGTGGAACTGAGGTTATCCTGGAGGTGTGGTTTGACTTTGAAAATAAATACCCATCATTTCAAAATATAACCAtgcttttacttttctctgacAATACAAAGATTTCTCAGACAGGAACAGCTTACAAAATTAGCAACTTCAGCTATTACCTCCCTCTGAATACATGTACACAATAATAAATGATCATACTGAATGCACTTTGAGTTTCTGTAGACATCTAGCTACTATTTGCAATTTTTGCATTGTAGTCAACAGGTTTTTGAAACACCAGTGATGTCAATTAGCTACCACACAGCATGTACGCTTAGTAAAGCACATATATTTCTTTGATTCAATGCACTAAGCTCAGAGAACACAGAGTCTGTGTGAAGGGGAAGCTTGTGTTAGAGTCAGGTTAgctttattattttacatacaaaatacagCCCAAGAGAAGAAGAATACAGCTGGAGTTGGTCCCTGCTGgtacacacagagctgaaacataGTTTGTATAGAAGTCAGAGTAAACATGTCTTTAATCACTTGACTGTAAATACTGAGCTGCACTGTCCCACTTGGTactgtctgtcctctgtggagctgcagcttcAAACAGACATAACACTTCTTCTTGGATAAGGGTAGAATATATATTTTGAAGTGACTGTTtctaaaactgagaaaatatagAATACCTGTTGTCATGACGACACCAGCCAAGACTTTCCGCCGAGCGCGTGGAGATGTGAAGTTGTCCGTCAGTTCGCTGAACTTGTCAACGACCAGACGAGAGACAGCGTCTGCCAGGACCTGAGATGGAGACCCAAACAAACATGAGACAAAAAGAGGTATTAGCAGAAGCGATATAAACTTTTAATTAAGGTTGatcattaaaaatgtgtgtctttttatcCAGATTTATGTCATATGAATTACCAGACAGCAAGAGATAACTATGCCAAAGTGTGATAAAAAATTACTGAATGCTCTGCTTATCTGCACTGAACCTATtacctgtgtctctctccctcatgtCTTTGCTATTACTGAATATTTCAATTATGAATGCTGCACTGGTGTGATTGACAGGCAGCTTAAAACAGTCAAATCCTCTGCTTCACACACTGCTCCGGGAGTAAAGCAGAGAGACTTGGAAAGCCTTTTATAATGAACAGCAGTGTCTGAATAGCACTCAGGGGGTGATGGTAATTAAGATAGCAGCTTTGTTATCAGTGTGCAGGGATTACAGGCAGGGATTAGTTTATGTGTAAATAGATCTCAGTGTATTGAACTTGTCTCTCCTGAAGCAGTCTCCATCCTCAATCAGACTTTGGTCATGAGCGCTGACATTTGTAGATCTGatcaaacaaactgctgctttcaGCTGGGGCTTTtctcaaaaaaattaaataaatacataatgacAGCAGATCCTGATATCTGAGGACATTCATGCCCTTCTCATACCCTATCATGTTGTGATAGTTTTGTCAGAGCTCACCTTTGCTTTTGTGTTATCTCAAGCTGTAATTAAATAGGACTAGGGCTGGGTAATGTTTTTTGACTCCCACGATGCGCTGAGCActtctactctctctctttctctctctctcgccacacatttatacatacatttatgtcCTGTTTATATTAAGTTggtgtcctctctctcctgtagtTTGTGCTTCTCTTCCCTGTTTCCCTCATTCTGCAGCAGACTCTGACTCCAAAGCAGCAGGATCCAGATCTGCCACTActatcttcatcatcatcaccattcatttaattattgttagtattatcATTAATTGGTGCTGTTAtcattgctgctgttattaCTAATAACACCATTACACCAATAGGTAGTCCTATTATCATCTTCAATAATATATAGAGTTGTTCCTGGTCTCTCCTTccactctctccccctttcttcctctccccttCTTTCTCCTATCTCCTCCATGTCTCTCCTCTCAATCAATCCCAATCAGAGCAGGTCGCCCACTAATAAGAAGGTTAGTGGTtcaatccccagctcctccagtccatgtGCTGAtgtatccttgggcaagatactgaacctgaatcaatcagtgtgtgtgtgtgtgtgtgtgtgtgtgtgtgtgtgtgtgtgtgtgtgtctgtatgtgtgtgtgttacagcacTTTGTATATAGCACATGCTGTGTGAATGgctgaatgtgacctgtagtgtaaagcacttagAGTGGTCgacatgactagaaaagtgctatataattgcagtccatttaccattcacTATATGTAGGAAGTCAGCATTGTGGTTTAAGCTTTGGCCCATCTGCTAGGTAGCATTAGTAATGTGCCTTCAGATCACCCCTGATGCGTgtctgcattgtgtgtgtgtgagtgtggaatGTGTTAAAGAGCACTGTATATATAATAAGTactatgtgaatgtgtgtgtgaatgtgatgtagtgtaaagcgctttgagtggtcgatatgactagaaaagcgctatataagtacagtccatttaccatttaccatcaCTGTGAGTTTGACAACAATGATATTCATGAGTTCCAATTTACAACTCATATAGCAGATAAAAGGATCAGAACTATATTTTCAACTTGTAGAACCCAGGGGATACAGAGTAGAGAGAATGAGTGTGAGCAGCACAGAACAATTGAAAGGAACATAGTTGCTGGTGCTGTTCATCATTGGATGTCCCATTTGAGCAACACTCCTGCAATACTATCAATAACATGCATGCTTTCCTTACTTTGACCACATCTTTTTACACTACAATTCTTCCATGCCTACCTGTGGCAGGTGCAGCTGCAGCCCCTCTCTGGGTATAGGTTGTCGTGATGGAGCATGATCTAGCTGCATGttaaacagagcagacagagcagcttGGGCAGCCCGTGCCTTGGCCAGCTTCTTGTTCCGCCCTGAACCCTGGAAGTTCTGAGCGTCTACTGTCACTGACATGATGAAGTTCTTGGCATGGCTTTCCCCACTCTCTGACACAAAGTCATACTTGAGACCCGGCCGCAACTCATTCAGGATCATTACAGGGTTCTTGCCATTTGTAGGTGAGATGAATTTCGAGGGGGCAGGAAGTAATGGAGCTTGGACCAGGTTTGGGACTGGGGAGGGTAGCAATGGATAGTCGATTCCGAAGTGAGCTGAGGGAACCGTTCCTGTTGGCAGCAAGGTAAAAGGAGTCATCTATAGGGGTGGATGTCTCAAATGCATTAAAGAGCATGTCTGGAAAGTCAGCTTGGTCTGAGGTGAAGTCCGTGTGAACAGACAGAGTCCTGCCCATGGCCATGTGGGCTTCTGATGCATTGGGAAACTGGACGAAGGAGCGCAGGGCCTTCTCTGCTGCATTCAGTTTGGCCTTCTTCTTGGTAGGACCTGAACCCTCGAAGAGCTGCCCGTTGACCTCCACAGTCATCACAAAGACAGGAGCATGGACTGGCCCCGTCTGAGAGAGCAGTTTGTACTGCAGCCCTGGCTTGATCTCATTCAGCTGCATGAGGGCATTCTTGGGCAGAATGGGCCCAGGGACTTTCTTACGCTTCTTGGGCCTGTACTTGGAATGTGTATGCCCATTATTGCCATCCTCTAAGGGACGTTTCCTCCCACCCCCAGCACTCCCATTGGGGAGCTGAGCAGCCTCAGCTGCAACACCCTCTTTGGAGAAGAGGTTGTCCAAGTTCCGATTTTCCTTAACATCTGTGCTGCATGAACCTGCGGTGCCCAGAAAGAGTAACTTACAATGCCTTCGTTGCAGGatcttgtaaatgtaaaatttagagattcctttatctctctttgCAACTGAACAAGTGATGTGTGTTCCTTAACTAATACTTAGAATATGCAGCAACATTAGAAAAATACAGTAAGTCAGTAAATCATGTTCATTCAGGTGTCCTCTGAGCAGATtaatattattcatttatgaaaataaaaaaatgttaactAACACACAATCACAACTAATACAAGTACATGGCTAAAATTTTAGATGGAATTACATTTATGCAGTGAAAATTGTCCTTTACCAAAGAAATAATGACTAAGTTTTAACTAGCATGAAAAGCAAAATTTTCACATccaaattacaaattacagaCAAGTTATGAGTTCTTTCAATCTTTCTCTGGAAGATCCTCTGTGTTTTGGGAACACATATCACCAGGCCCTGTTAACAAAGCTGATGGAACTTAATGTAAATTTTCATTTATAACATCCTCCAGCAAAAGCTCGATAGGTTACTCCTTACGGTGCTCAGGACAGAAAGCAATCCTATAAAATGCAGGTTTAGATGGGATGTGGGGAAAGATGGGGGTGCAAATAAGGTGGCAACTTTGCCCAAAATAATTCTGAGCCTAAAGGAAAATACCAGAGAAATTATTAGCTTTTGGCTTTCTAGTTAAACATGGTTACTTCAGACAGAAGACCAGCAGCTACTGTGCATAACAATAATACTGAgtataaatacaaaatgttaaaacgttaaatactgtatgtgcttaAAACAGTCACCCATAGTTCAGGCATTACAGTAGAGAGTTTTCAGTAACTTAGGTGCCAACTGCAGGAATGGGTCGTGACAGCTGGTTCCATTTTGTATCTGGCAAAGCTGGTAAAAGACTGAATGTCCGTGGCTAACAAATCCCATATTGAATCTTTCATTCACAAGCCCTCTTTGATAGTCTCTTAGGTCTCTAGTAAGGAGAAAAAGTCCTTGCCtaaatatttctatttatttgctATCCATCATGTTAAAGTAAGTAGATGGATGCAAATTTGACCTCAGCCACCAGTGTTACACTGCTTTCTGTGACCCGTCAGATTCTGTCACCTGTAGCAGTGTAAGTTTGCCTACAATACATGCAGAAAAATCTGGGATTTGCTTGCATTATTGCATGATGATTATTGAGACTAATATTTAAACTGTGTTGCTTTTACTTTAGCTTGTACAGCCTCTACAGCTGCAGCACAACCCCCAACACTGTTGTCCCTCAGGACAGGGTTAATGAatgtcacagagcagagactAAATATGTGCTGAAAGCTTTTTTGCTTAGTAGAATCTTTAGGTAAACTGAGTGACATTAAAACAGTATTCACCACTAAACAAACTACCTAAAAAGATTCGATAGGGGATTAGAAAAGACTCGGAAGTGGATTCTGTTTTGAGTCAACTGTCATTATAAGCCAAGTTTAGCTTTATGCATTCCAATATGAACtgtacaataaaaaacaattccTCCTTAACTAAAGTGTACAGTGCCTGGACAGAGCTGAGTTCAGTGTTCTGTCACATCCAGTCGACTACTGTTTGCAAAGTAAATAACAGGCATGCAAAAGCAGACAAAActcaaacatgaaaaacacaatagCAGATAATGCCCTGAGcaacaagagagggagagtgattATACGTCTGTTGGGGAAGAGGGAACACATTGTTATTGTTACTTCACTGAAACAGACAGTGCTGCAGCTcagcaaacatacacaaaaatagAAAGTGTCTACACAAAATTGCTGGAGAGCAGAATCCTTAAGGAATATTGCAAGGTGCAAGGTCAGCTGTATATAGATCTAAATGTGTCTTGGTACTTACAATTGTAAGGTCAGAACTAAATAGGCATCATGACACCTGATATTTGATTTCTTCAACAGCTCTCTGTTTATAATTTTAGCAAAAAGCCCTTGAATAACCTTGATCACTCCTCCTTACATTATCAGGCATAATCCACATGTTCTCCCCGCTGGTTTCACTTTGCTTAACACAGAACAGGATTACTACTGTCCCAACATTCATAATGAAGTGTGTAAAGAGGCCCCATCAGTTAGCATTGGGGCAAAGCAGCAGCATGCTGAATCACAATGCCAAATTGACTGTCTGGTTCACATCTTCCAGCACACTGACTTCTCTCAGTCTACTGACTGAACtacattcactcactcacatctCTGCCTGATGCTCCATCATATCATTTTTGTAACAAACTTATCAAACTGCTTGTCCTCTTCCTGTGAATGAGCCTTCAAGAAAAGTGTTAATTTAGTGTTAATTTTTGCTTATCCTGGGTCAGGTGTAATAGACCTACACCCTGACCCTGCAATGACGCTCCTGATCCTGCCTCCTGAGCCAGCCAGAAGGATCTAGATGGTACATTTTCAAAGGCAGTTGTAGAGGAATACAGTGCTGCATGGAAGATATTTAAATATAGGGTGTGTTCCCTTCACATATATTTATCTCATATAATTCCTGGACATAATCTGGAACCAGTATCATTCTCAAGTACAGGAAAAATTACTTAAAATATAGCTGAGGCTAAAAAGACTATAGTATCTTAGAAAATCAAATACATGTAGATATCATTATGCTGTTTAgacttgaaatgaaaaaagggacTCACtcatgttttctgctctgtctccCTCTAGAGTGACTAACCTCTGTTGGTTTCGAGGTGGCCAGGCTCCTACTCGACctggaggaaacacacagttatTGATGCACATAAGCATGAATACAACTGAACATTACTAATCACCTGGTAGCCCAGCAACCAAAGGTTGAGTCAATGATTGTGAAGCAGGAATGAAGCAGTTGAGGTTGATTAGCTAATGCAAGTGTGACTTACTGTGAGAGCTGTTCCCGAACTTACACTGTGCTCcatgtgtttggtgtgtttgatGTTCCCACAGGATGATGTAATGACATTAGGTCAGGATTTTAATTTATACTATTATACTATTAATACTTAATAGtatgatcaaatacctgcaaTACTAATGATGGACCACTGTACTTTAGTGtttactgttcattaacaaatGTTGCTTTTAACTTTAGCACCTAAGAcaacaaatgttagcatgctaacatgctaaactaaaatgaTGAACACGGTcaactttatgtttttattattgtttgtaaGCATGTTGCTTTGTGGACATTGGCGTTTTGAATCATCGCTCTCTTACAAAATCCCCTATCTTTCTATATATCACTGGCATACTATTTCAGTtaattttgtttagtttgtgtaATGTTTCAAAGATAGCAGACATACTGAGGTGAAAAGCCCATAAGCCAGTGGGGGTCAAAACCTCtcatttcctgacatttttttcattcaacagTCTCTATATCCAAACACAGTACAAGTCTTAAGTTTGAAAAGTTGAGAATGTTTTACCTTTGAAGAGTTTTCATTTGAGTTACCAGCAACTGTGCTATCAAAGAAATCTGAAACAAGATCAAGCTCCTTGCCTGATATTTGACTTTATATGATCCATGCAAATGAGTCACTTTCATCATATTGTTACAGCTTAATGGTGCAAATTTCTTTACAAAGCATATGAAGATTTTGTTATAAAATTAACACTGAAATTTTTCTTGGTACAACCAATCCTGTCCTCATTCTCACAATACCTCCTTTGTTTGCACATCATGACAACTCATCACCCAGCTTATTCTCCCCTCCACCCTGCCCTGAGCTACTTCTGTCAGACAGAGGTACTCATCTCTGAGACTGATAGAGACACTGAGCTGCCATTAATTCCTCTGGTCTAATCAGGAAACTGTCACTCAGCATGCCATCCctggacagaaataaacaaactgtGGGCAGCAGAAATGATGAGATAATTGTGGTTGATTTGCAGAGATGATAGCAACAGGATGTACTCCTCTGGTCAGCTGCAGTTCTTTAAGTGCTCTAAGGTTATGTAGTGATCTGTCTGGTTGAAAAGGCCGACCTTGGTTTCTCATCTTGGATGGATGGAACAGGCTGACTGACTTTGCAATGATATGAGCAAAATGGTACAAAATCAAAAAGGTgtatgaatgattttttttcctctaatatTTTTAGTTATATCTGTTTTCTCCACCTTTCCAAAGTGAATTCATGATACCATATAAAAACATTCTAGACACCTTGATACTGATCACTGACCTATAGAATATGAAATGATGAACAGTGTGACAAAtatcattttaatataaattatatctaaaagcacttttttttttaaacaaaagagTATAGCCATAGTAAGCCATTAAAGACTGATGCACACCTCTGTTTCAGCACCATTGACAGCACCCCCCCATACTGAGATCAGAGACACAGCACAGCACCATGGTGAGCTGAgccaaaaatcaaatcaaacacgaacatttatatttgatgtatgtgtctgtgagcACATGGTGTATAAAATCAGAAACTTTGAATGCTAATTCTAGCAGACGTTTTGCACAGCCGGGCTGCACTGTAATCaaatcttaatcttaatcaGGATTTTGGCTTCCCATAGTAAAAATTAACATGATCAGTTGCCATATTGACGTGCACTTAACAGCCAGTCACTAGGGGGCGATCAAGCTGTTTTGGCTTcaagttaattttatttataaaatgccaaatcacaacagaagttatctcagggcacttttcatattgACCGGGTCTAGATTGCACTctttatattatgatatttacagATACCCAATAATTCCCACCGTGAGCaacactaggcgacagtggagaggaaaagcttcctttaaagaggcagaaaccttgagcagaaccagactcactttgtatttttacatttatgtctgCAACATGTCATCAGAGTTAAGCCTAGTTCATGAAATTCTGAGATGATGAAAATACATTCGCTGAAATGTTTAGATTCTAATGTTTGCTCTTCTCAGCTTCAAATGAGAGGACT harbors:
- the LOC108902588 gene encoding LOW QUALITY PROTEIN: double-stranded RNA-specific editase 1-like (The sequence of the model RefSeq protein was modified relative to this genomic sequence to represent the inferred CDS: deleted 1 base in 1 codon), which codes for MSSCSTDVKENRNLDNLFSKEGVAAEAAQLPNGSAGGGRKRPLEDGNNGHTHSKYRPKKRKKVPGPILPKNALMQLNEIKPGLQYKLLSQTGPVHAPVFVMTVEVNGQLFEGSGPTKKKAKLNAAEKALRSFVQFPNASEAHMAMGRTLSVHTDFTSDQADFPDMLFNAFETSTPIDDSFYLAANRNGSLSSLRNRLSIATLPSPKPGPSPLLPAPSKFISPTNGKNPVMILNELRPGLKYDFVSESGESHAKNFIMSVTVDAQNFQGSGRNKKLAKARAAQAALSALFNMQLDHAPSRQPIPREGLQLHLPQVLADAVSRLVVDKFSELTDNFTSPRARRKVLAGVVMTTGTDVKEAEVICVSTGTKCINGEYMSDRGLALNDCHAEIVARRSLIRHLYSQLEHFLSNTEEEHQKSIFIRCDNRQGFRLKENVQFHLYISTSPCGDARIFSPHEAGVEDQGDRHPNRKARGQLRTKIESGEGTIPVRSSNTIQTWDGVLQGERLLTMSCSDKIARWNVVGFQGSLMSYFTEPIYFSSIILGSLYHADHLSRAMYQRITEIEDLPQPFSLNRPLLSGISNAEARQPGKAPNFSVNWTVGDQGLEVINATTGKDDLGRPSRLCKHALYSRWMRLHCKLSSTLRIRTVRPSSYHEAKQAAVEYHSVKQTLFRAFHKAGLGAWVKKPIEQDQFALTT